A single window of Candidatus Methanosuratincola sp. DNA harbors:
- a CDS encoding PAC2 family protein, translating into MAITFHVNDTSLKGCSLITGFHGLGATGFISVKHAVSSLSADLIGYIETDRIPPFVSMEEKRLSLPFEIYKKDRFVFVLTNVPPHPKERQSFSKALAEWAINEGLSSSYLIGGLDSRLRPTENDKIRCTVTKKFKDIESLGIPLLEKGLFVVGPLAVMLTYFEINEFPAIALLPYANPTRPDPMAASVAVENLNRLTNLEMDVSQLITDAQRIEMEIQEFNKQRQDRGKIDQHTLYL; encoded by the coding sequence ATGGCAATCACGTTCCATGTAAACGACACCTCACTGAAGGGCTGTTCGCTCATTACCGGCTTCCACGGGCTTGGCGCCACCGGTTTTATCTCAGTCAAGCATGCAGTAAGCTCCCTCAGTGCTGACCTGATAGGGTACATAGAGACCGACAGGATCCCGCCTTTTGTTTCGATGGAGGAGAAGCGCCTCTCGCTGCCGTTCGAGATCTACAAAAAGGATAGGTTCGTGTTTGTCCTCACCAACGTACCGCCACACCCGAAGGAAAGGCAAAGCTTTTCAAAAGCGCTTGCCGAGTGGGCGATAAACGAGGGGCTATCCAGCTCATACCTGATTGGGGGGTTGGACAGCCGTCTGAGACCGACCGAGAATGACAAGATCCGCTGCACCGTCACCAAGAAGTTCAAAGACATCGAGAGTCTGGGAATACCCCTGCTCGAGAAGGGCTTGTTTGTTGTCGGTCCTTTGGCTGTCATGCTGACATACTTCGAGATAAACGAGTTCCCTGCTATAGCCCTGCTCCCCTACGCGAATCCGACAAGGCCAGACCCTATGGCTGCATCAGTGGCTGTCGAGAATCTGAACAGGCTGACCAACCTGGAGATGGACGTGTCCCAACTAATCACTGATGCGCAGCGGATTGAGATGGAGATACAGGAGTTCAACAAGCAGAGGCAAGACAGGGGCAAGATCGACCAGCACACGCTGTACCTCTGA
- a CDS encoding PHP domain-containing protein, which produces MRILLDAHVHTNSSPDSTLTPGQLLERLKVKGINAVAITDHDTLDGYRRVLDTKGFGEILVIPGIEVSTDLGDIIVLGITEAIVSRDAFEVVDRARASGGIIVAPHPFDWKRASLGEKSAMLGVDLIEGVNGKCSRAENQQAKEFAKAIGVPVVGGSDAHDKEQVGAVVNVVDCERDLDSILAALRKGAKGIIRLGGRP; this is translated from the coding sequence ATGAGGATTCTACTTGATGCGCACGTCCACACCAACAGCTCCCCGGACAGTACATTAACCCCGGGTCAGCTACTAGAGAGATTGAAGGTGAAGGGCATCAATGCCGTCGCGATTACAGACCACGACACCCTAGACGGGTACAGGAGGGTGCTCGATACAAAGGGGTTTGGGGAGATTCTGGTGATACCCGGGATCGAGGTCTCTACGGACCTCGGGGACATCATAGTCCTCGGCATAACCGAGGCCATCGTCTCGAGGGATGCCTTCGAGGTCGTCGACCGTGCAAGGGCATCGGGCGGCATCATAGTTGCACCCCATCCTTTTGACTGGAAGAGGGCCTCGCTCGGAGAAAAGAGCGCAATGCTCGGCGTGGACCTCATAGAGGGCGTGAATGGCAAGTGCAGCAGGGCTGAAAACCAGCAGGCCAAGGAGTTTGCCAAGGCTATAGGGGTACCCGTTGTGGGCGGGAGCGACGCGCATGACAAGGAGCAGGTGGGGGCGGTGGTCAACGTCGTCGATTGCGAGAGGGATTTGGACTCGATTCTGGCTGCGCTGAGGAAAGGGGCAAAGGGGATAATTAGACTTGGAGGGAGGCCATAG
- the tgtA gene encoding tRNA guanosine(15) transglycosylase TgtA, translating into MSFEIAERDLAGRTGVLLTRRGEVETPCLMPVINPVKNLIPPRELKDNFGYKMIITNSYLILKHFGHEAPDVHELVGYDGVIMTDSGAYQLLIYGGVETDPHEIVKFQERIGSDIGVILDTPTGGFASRTDAERTVEETIRRAKLSLEWREDPTMLWAGPIQGGRYLDLIRKSARAMGRLDFQTHPLGSPVQIMEGYDYSTLVDMIVAAKRSLPPDRPLHLFGAGHPMMLAMAVALGCDLFDSAAYALFAKDDRYLTVRGTFRLDRLNELPCSCPICSKYTQKDLLEMNKKEREEALARHNLYVTASEMRAIRQALKEGGLWELVEARSRVHPKLYEAYKRLGKYAKYLEENDPVIGKEVRGIFIYDRHSLVRPEVLRHRERLNKNYRRPLGREIGVFIPNPPERPYIRSKEYQDAAETLAGQDVHICFYGEPFGVVPSELSETFPLSQYECSQGIGLNVARDLKRFIAANAYRKVFIIDPGLVMVIEGAKTLKTIDEVRGHLDEDST; encoded by the coding sequence ATGTCCTTTGAGATTGCAGAGAGGGATCTGGCGGGCAGGACGGGCGTGCTCCTGACCAGGAGGGGCGAGGTTGAAACACCTTGCCTTATGCCGGTTATCAACCCGGTAAAGAACCTCATCCCTCCCCGAGAGCTGAAGGACAATTTCGGCTACAAGATGATAATCACGAACTCCTATCTGATACTGAAGCACTTCGGCCATGAGGCCCCCGACGTCCACGAGCTTGTCGGATATGACGGGGTCATAATGACTGACTCGGGCGCCTACCAGCTGCTCATCTACGGGGGGGTAGAGACGGATCCTCATGAAATCGTCAAATTCCAAGAAAGGATCGGGAGCGACATAGGCGTGATACTCGACACGCCAACCGGCGGATTTGCAAGCAGGACAGATGCGGAGAGGACGGTGGAAGAGACGATAAGGAGGGCCAAGCTCAGCTTGGAATGGAGGGAAGACCCGACGATGCTTTGGGCAGGCCCGATACAGGGAGGCAGGTACCTCGACCTCATAAGGAAGAGCGCCAGGGCGATGGGCAGGTTGGACTTCCAAACCCACCCGCTGGGAAGTCCGGTGCAGATAATGGAAGGATACGACTATTCCACGCTGGTGGACATGATCGTTGCAGCAAAGCGCAGCCTCCCTCCAGACAGGCCGCTGCACCTCTTCGGAGCAGGCCACCCGATGATGCTTGCAATGGCTGTCGCACTCGGCTGCGACCTCTTTGACTCGGCTGCATATGCCCTCTTCGCCAAAGATGACCGGTACCTGACGGTCCGCGGCACCTTCAGGCTCGATCGGCTCAATGAGCTGCCCTGCAGCTGCCCGATATGCTCAAAGTACACCCAGAAGGATCTCTTGGAGATGAACAAAAAAGAGCGCGAAGAAGCCCTCGCAAGGCACAACCTCTATGTCACAGCCTCTGAGATGAGGGCAATAAGGCAGGCCCTGAAGGAAGGTGGCCTTTGGGAGCTCGTAGAGGCGAGGAGCAGGGTTCACCCAAAGCTCTATGAGGCCTACAAGAGGCTCGGGAAGTACGCCAAATATCTGGAAGAGAACGACCCTGTGATAGGTAAGGAGGTCAGGGGCATCTTCATCTACGACAGGCACTCGCTGGTTCGACCAGAGGTGTTGAGGCACCGAGAGAGGTTGAACAAGAACTACAGAAGACCTCTGGGCAGAGAGATAGGAGTCTTCATCCCGAACCCGCCGGAGAGGCCTTACATCAGATCGAAGGAGTATCAGGATGCCGCCGAAACCTTGGCCGGGCAAGATGTCCACATATGCTTTTATGGTGAGCCGTTCGGCGTGGTCCCCTCCGAGCTTTCTGAAACCTTCCCGCTCTCCCAGTATGAATGCTCCCAAGGAATTGGCTTGAATGTAGCGAGGGACCTCAAGAGGTTCATAGCTGCCAATGCTTACAGAAAAGTTTTCATTATCGATCCGGGGTTAGTCATGGTGATCGAAGGGGCGAAGACCCTCAAGACTATCGACGAAGTTAGAGGGCATCTCGATGAGGATTCTACTTGA
- a CDS encoding MBL fold metallo-hydrolase encodes MTVTVFGAGREVGRSGFEVKGEKTKIIMDYGVLVKEERPAFPLSTSPKDLDGIIITHAHLDHSGMAPLFYISETPPVYMTEITKQLTDILIRDLLHLSAYYIPFEALELKTMLESCRSIRSGSYKIGEADVLFQNSGHIPGSVNALVTLEGKKIWYSGDINTIDTALLKRAEPELPELDVAIIESTYALVDHLPREECERKLVETATEVVEGGGQALIPAFSVGRSQEILCILQKHGFKYDIAVDGMSRTATRMIAGCAAELRDPELLREAMARVKWVQGDRDRKKLVDKKGVIISSSGMLTGGASTFYMERIRNRPKDAVILVSYQIPGTPGRILMDEGRYGPPGDLKKVKCRVEWIDFSSHCGKTGLMELVKSLKGNPKILCVHGEAESCIDFAERIREETGHEAYAPSIGDVFKL; translated from the coding sequence GTGACTGTAACTGTTTTCGGCGCAGGAAGGGAAGTAGGGAGGTCCGGATTCGAAGTTAAGGGTGAGAAGACTAAAATCATTATGGATTACGGGGTCCTCGTAAAGGAGGAGAGACCTGCCTTCCCGCTCTCCACATCGCCGAAGGATCTAGACGGTATAATAATAACGCATGCTCATCTGGATCATTCGGGCATGGCCCCCCTCTTCTACATCTCTGAAACGCCCCCTGTCTACATGACCGAGATAACAAAGCAGCTCACAGACATCCTCATCCGGGACTTGCTACACCTTTCCGCCTATTACATACCATTCGAGGCCCTTGAGCTGAAGACTATGCTCGAGAGCTGCAGGAGCATAAGGAGCGGGAGCTACAAGATCGGAGAGGCGGACGTCCTCTTCCAGAATTCAGGGCACATCCCAGGCAGCGTTAATGCGCTTGTGACGCTCGAGGGTAAGAAGATATGGTACTCAGGCGACATCAACACGATCGACACTGCGCTACTGAAGCGCGCAGAACCGGAGCTGCCTGAGCTCGACGTGGCAATCATCGAGAGCACCTACGCACTCGTAGATCACCTGCCTAGGGAGGAATGCGAGAGAAAGCTGGTGGAGACAGCAACGGAGGTCGTCGAGGGGGGAGGTCAGGCACTGATCCCCGCCTTCTCTGTGGGGAGGTCACAAGAGATATTGTGCATCCTGCAGAAGCACGGATTCAAGTACGACATTGCGGTAGACGGGATGAGCAGAACCGCGACAAGGATGATAGCGGGGTGCGCCGCAGAGCTGAGGGACCCCGAACTCCTAAGAGAAGCAATGGCGAGGGTCAAGTGGGTTCAAGGGGATAGGGACAGGAAAAAGCTGGTCGACAAGAAGGGAGTCATCATAAGCTCCTCAGGAATGCTGACCGGCGGGGCCTCGACCTTCTACATGGAAAGGATCAGGAACAGACCGAAGGATGCCGTCATTCTGGTCTCATACCAGATACCGGGCACCCCAGGGAGGATCCTAATGGACGAAGGCAGGTACGGACCGCCGGGCGATCTGAAGAAGGTGAAGTGCAGGGTGGAATGGATCGACTTTTCATCGCACTGCGGCAAGACAGGGCTGATGGAGCTAGTGAAGTCGCTTAAGGGAAACCCCAAGATACTCTGCGTACACGGGGAGGCGGAGTCCTGCATCGATTTCGCTGAGAGGATCAGGGAGGAAACAGGGCACGAAGCATATGCCCCTTCAATCGGCGACGTCTTCAAGCTATAG
- a CDS encoding Lsm family RNA-binding protein, which produces MSVSVGGRKFISELNGFVDKPVKVITTRGASYEGKLLGFDGSNLSVCLEDATVNKEKFARAIIRGEAISEILLKEKPFDMKGLSERLQKLFPNMVKYYEDAGFITVMERIRVTPEGVEGTGPMVERVKKVYEQHVLEQKGA; this is translated from the coding sequence ATGAGTGTTTCAGTAGGTGGGCGCAAATTCATCAGCGAACTTAATGGCTTCGTGGACAAGCCTGTCAAGGTCATCACTACGAGGGGGGCTTCCTACGAAGGGAAGCTCCTGGGCTTTGATGGGTCCAATCTGAGCGTCTGTCTCGAGGATGCGACAGTCAACAAGGAAAAGTTTGCCCGTGCGATAATAAGAGGAGAGGCGATCTCGGAGATCCTGCTGAAGGAGAAGCCATTTGATATGAAGGGTCTGTCGGAGAGGCTCCAGAAGCTCTTCCCGAACATGGTGAAGTACTACGAAGATGCCGGGTTCATCACTGTGATGGAAAGAATCAGGGTGACTCCGGAGGGTGTCGAAGGGACCGGCCCAATGGTCGAGAGGGTCAAAAAGGTTTACGAGCAGCATGTTCTCGAGCAAAAAGGCGCCTAA